Part of the Candidatus Methylacidithermus pantelleriae genome, TATCCCCAGCCGCTTCTCCGGAGAATCTTTTTGCAGAGCTTTTGCATGCCCAAAAACTCCTTCGGGAAGGAGATCGCCGGCATGCAGCCCTTGTGGTTGAAGAAGTTGCCCGGAAAGCCCCACCTGACCCGAATCTTCATCTTTTCTTGGCTCGGCTGTACAACCAGCTGCGCGAGCCGGTGCGAGCTATGGCTCATGCCAGCGTTACCCTCCGGTTGGAGCCCAACAACCCACAGGCCTTATTCCAAGAGGCCCAAGCTCAGTTACTGCTTCAAGACTTCGCTCGAGCGGAAGAATGCTTGAAGAAGGTTTTGACCATAACCCCCCAGCACGCCGAGGCCCACCTGCTCCTAGCTCAAGTCTATAATCGGACAAACCGCTACCCGGAAGCAGTGTTGGCCGCACGAACGGCGACTTCGCTCGATCCTCAGCTCGCCGGAGGATACCTCCAGGAGGGAATTGCTCTCTACCGCCAGGGATATTTTCAGGACGCATTGTCCCCGATCCAAAAGGCCGTCCTTCTCCAGCCACAAGCCTTTGAGGCAAACCTGGCCCTAGGATGGATCTACCACTGTTTGGGGCAGTACGATAAAGCGGTCCAACAGGCAAAAAAGGCTCTTGAGATCCGGCCTCAAAATCCATGGCCGCACTACGTGCTGGGAATGGCCTACGCTGCCTCGGGCCGGTTAGAAGAGGCAAGAAGAGAGTACCAGGAACTGTCTGGGCGACGGCCAGCGCTAGCTTCTCGGGTTCTCCATCAAATCCTAAGAAACGCCGCTTCTAGCCCTCCAAAGGGGGAAGACTCCGACGAGCCTGATGTGGATTAGGAAGACCCGTAGAAAGGAGCTCATGACCGGCTTCGGGGTCTCAGAAGCTCCTTATGGTGCCGGAAAGCCTCAATGACAAGCGGACGTAAACCTTCACCGCCTTTTTCCTCTATGTGCTGAAGCAAGGCCTCTCGCATCCTAGGTTCCCAGGTTCGCTTGATGTGATTAGCAACCCCCTGGCGAGCAACATTCACATCCGGTTCAGCCTCAAAAAAAAGCGCAATCTGATTGGCCATTTTCACCAGTTTCCCAATCTCCATAAGCTTCCTCTTTCGAAAGATCCACTGGATAGCCTAAGAGCCCCTGCAATCCACTCCCCAGCGCCGGCCGACGATTCCAGCACCAACCGTTTTCTCCCCTTGGGTGTGAAGCCTCGGGTGCTATGCCCGAAAAAAGCCGGCCAGGCCAGCCAGCCAATCCCTACCCCTATGCGCCCCCTGGAAGAGCAACCAGCCTCTCCGGATGTTTCTTTTGACCGGGATCAGCGGTGCTCGATCGAAGAAGTTCCTCCTGCCTTCGGGAAAATTCTCGATAGCTCTCCTGCCAGTCAGAAGGCCGTGCCACCGGCGTTACTTGAACGGCAGTTACCTTGTACTCCGGGCAGTTGGTGGCCCAATCGGAGTTATCCGTCGTCACCACGTTCGCTCCACATTCCGGATGATGAAAGGTTGTATAGACCACCCCAGGTTGCACGCGGTCGGTAACCTTCGCAGGGAGTACCGTCGATCCCACCCGGCTCCGGACTTCAACCCAGTCGCCATCCTTGATGCCGCGATCCTCCGCATCATGAGGATGGATCTCCAGCCAGTCCTCCTTGTGCCACATCTCGTTGAACGTCCTCCGAGTTTGTGCACCCACATTGTACTGCGAAAGGATTCTTCCCGTTGTTAGGATAAGCGGGAACCGGCGGTTGGGCTTTTCGTCTGTGGGAACATATTCGGTTAACGCAAATTTCCCCTTCCCACGGACAAAGGTTCCCACATGCATGGTAGGTGTGCCTTCCGGGGCCTCTTCGTTGCAGGGCCACTGGATACTTCCAAGCCGATCGAGTTTTTCATACGAGACGCCACGGAACGTGGGTGTAAGGCGGGCAATTTCGTCCATGATCTCCGAAGGGTGAGAGTAGGGCATGGGATACCCCAGCGCTTCCGCCAGCATAACGGTCACTTGCCAATCCTCCTTGCCAGCTAACGGAGGCATCACCTTTCGGACGCGTTGAATCCGCCGCTCCGCGTTGGTAAAAGTTCCATCTTTCTCCAAGAAGGAAGAACCCGGCAAAAAGACGTGAGCGAACTTGGCCGTCTCGTTGAGGAAAAGATCCTGAACAATCACGCATTCCATTGCACGCAACGCAGCATGGACATGCTGGACGTTGGGATCGCTCTGGGCAATGTCTTCTCCCTGTACATAAAGCCCCTTGAAGGTCCCGCTTAAGGCGGCATCGAACATGTTGGGGATGCGTAATCCAGGTTCCGGATCTAGTTCCACGCCCCACGCAGCTTCAAACAAGGCTCGAGTTGCGTCGTCGGAAATGTGCCGGTACCCCGGCAACTCGTGGGGAAAGGAACCCATATCACAGGATCCCTGGACGTTATTTTGTCCCCGCAAGGGGTTCACCCCCACTCCTTCTCGCCCGATATTACCGGTAGCCATTGCCAAATTGGCCAAAGCAATCACGGCAGTCGACCCCTGCGAATGCTCGGTCACTCCGAGTCCATAGTAAATGGCTGCATTGCCGCCCGTGGCATAGAGGCGGGCAGCACCTCGGATATCTTCCGCGGGAACGCCCGTGATAGCTTCCACCGCTTCCGGAGAGTATTTCGCTTGGGAGACAAATGCTTTCCATTTCGCATATTCCTCCCTTTCGCAGCGTTCCATAACAAAGGCTTCGTTTGTTAGGCCCTCCGTGACAATGACATGAGCAAGCGCATTGAGAAGGGCAACATTGGTCCCCGGCTTTAATTTCAAATGGTACGTAGCCTCAATGTGGGGGCTCCGCACCAGATCAATCCGGCGAGGATCGATGACGATTAACCGCGCCCCCTGCCGCAATCGCCTCTTCATCCAGGACGCAAACACCGGATGGCCGTCCGTTGGATTGGCTCCGATGACCATAATCACGTCCGCCTTTTGGACCGAGTCAAAGGCCTGAGTCCCTGCCGACTCTCCCAGGGTTAACTTGAGCCCGTAGCCCGTCGGGGAATGACAAACCCGAGCACATGTATCGATATTGTTGTTTCCAAAAACGGCCCGAACTAACTTTTGCATGAGATAAGTCTCTTCATTCGTACACCGAGAAGAGGAGATGGCCCCGATCGATCCCCGTCCATAGGTTGCCTGGATTCGGCGCAACTCCGAAGCGGCATACTCAATGGCTTCCTCCCAGCTCACTTCCGTCCACGGGTCCGTAATTCGCTGGCGGATCATTGGCTTGAGAATCCGATCCCGATGGGTCGCATACCCAAAGGCAAAACGTCCTTTCACGCAGGAATGGCCGTGGTTGGCATGGCCGTCCTTATTGGGAACCAGACGGATCACCTGAGTCCCCCGCAACTCCACCTTAAAGGAACATCCCACCCCACAATACGCACAGGTGGTCACCACCGCTCGGTCTGGTTGCCCGTAGCTAATGATGGACTTCTCCATGAGCGTCGCCGTGGGACACGCCTGAACACAAGCCCCACAGGAAACGCATTCGCTCTGCAGAAAAGGTTCCATCTCCGACGGAGAAACCCGCGAGGCAAAACCTCGCCCCTCAAGAGTTAACGCAAAGGTGCCTTGAATCTCTTCGCACGCCCGCACGCAGCGGCTACAGACGATGCACTTAGAAGGATCAAAAGTGAAATACGGGTTGGAGGTGTCCTTAGGCAAATCAAGATGATTGGCTCCCTCAAAACCATAACGGACCTCTCGCAAACCAACGGCCCCCGCCATATCCTGCAGCTCACAATGTCCATTGGCCGGGCAGGTAAGACAATCCAAGGGATGATCGGAGATATACAGTTCCATCACCCCGCGCCGCAACTCGGCCAGTTTGGGAGAGTAGGTACGAACCCGCATCCCAGGCTCAACAGGGGTCGTACAGGAAGCCGGATACCCTTTTTTGCCTTCTACTTCGACCAGACAAAGGCGGCAGGATCCAAAAGGCTCTAGGCTATCTGTCGCACAAAGCTTGGGGATCCGGATCCCCGCCATCGAGGCAGCAAAAAGAATCGTGCTCCCTTCGGGAACCACAACGGGAATCCCATCAATTTCAAGTGTTACCTTTCTTGCCACCTCCCTTGGAGGGGGGGTTCCCCAATCGAGGTCTGTAATGGCTCTCATGATTGTCTCCTTTTAGCTCGATGTTTGTGAAAAAGCCTAAACCATGCCAAAAGGTTAGTTTCGCCAACCGATCCGCTCCCCCTTTTTTGGGTTCAATCCAAAATCTTCCGGGAACCACTCCAGGGCACTTAAGACGGGATATGGAGTTAACCCTCCCATCGCACAAAGCGAAGCAAGTTTCATAACTTCGCACAAGTCCTTGATCAACCGCAGGTTGGCCTCCGGGTTTTCGTTCTGTATGATTCGTTCCATAACCTCTTTGCCCCGCACCGACCCGATCCGACACGGAGTACACTTCCCACAAGACTCTAGCGCGCAAAATTCAAAAGCGTACCGCGCCATTTTCGCCATGTTCACTGAATCGTCAAAGACAACCACCCCGCCATGTCCCAAGAGGGCACCCGCCGCACTCAACGCTTCATAATCCAAAGGAAGATCAAACTTCCATGCGGGAATGTACGCTCCCAAAGGCCCTCCCACCTGGGCGGTTTTGACCGGGCGGCCTGTCCAAGTGCCTCCCCCAAAATCGTGCACAAGTTCTTGGAGTGTAATGCCAAAAGCCTTTTCTACCAGGCCCCCTTGCCGTACATTTCCCCCTAACTGAAGAGGAATGGTACCCCGGGACCGGCCCATGCCGAAATCTCGATAGAAAGAAGCTCCCCGATCCAAGATGACCGGGACCGACGCCAGGGTAATAACGTTGTTAACAACCGTTGGCCTACCGAAGAGCCCCTTGACCGCGGGAACCGGGGGTTTATAGCGGACGAGTCCCCTCTTCCCCTCGAGACTTTCCAGAAGTGACGTTTCCTCTCCACAAATGTACGCACCGGCTCCTATCCGTAGCTCTAGATCAAATGACCTACCGCTCCCCAGAATATCCCGCCCCAAACAGCCTCGCTCATACGCCAAGGCAATGGCTTGCTCAAGCACCTCCTTGGCTATCGGGTACTCGGAGCGCAGGTAGATGTAACCCTGCGTAGCACCCACCGCCAGTCCAGCAATCACCATCCCTTCGATCAGAGTTAGGGGATCTCCCTCCATGAGCATCCGGTCAGAAAACGATCCCGAGTCCCCCTCATCGGCATTGCAAACAATGTATTTTTGGTCCGCGGGAGTGCTCAGGACCGTTTTCCACTTAATTCCGGTCGGGAAAGCAGCTCCTCCCCGCCCCCGCAACCCGGAGTCAGAAACCTCTCGAACAATCTCTTCCGGCGCCATCTCCAGGGCTTTGTTCAGGCCGCGCAATCCCCCGTGCGCCAGATAATCGCTCCAGGAAAGGGGGTCAATACGACCGACCCGAGCAAATGTAAGACGCTCCTGTTTCTTTAAGTAGGAGATTTCCTCAGTCACACCCCGGCACAGCGGATGGTTTTTGCCCTCCAAAAACCCAGCTTCCCATAACCCCGGAATATCCTCCACAGCGACCGGGCCATAGGCTATTCGTTTTTCACCGACCTCTACCTCAACCAGAGGTTCTAGCCAAAGAAGACCCCAGGAGCCATTGCGAACCACGCAAATCTCTTCCCCCCGACGCTCCGCCTCCCGAACCAAGGTAGCAGCCACTTCATCCGCCCCCATAGCCACAGCCGTCGTATCCCGAGGAACAAAGACTCTCTTCATGTTGAACTCTGACACCGCTCCACCATATGTTTCAGCCTCTCCTTGGTCATCCGGCCATACACCCGGCCGTCGAGCATCACCGAAGGGGGGCACGCGCAATTCCCCAGGCAATAGACCGGTTCTAGAGTGAGCGACCCATCTAGGGTCGTCTCATGGAAATCCACCGCCAAAAGCCTCTTAGCATAATCCGTTAGCTCCACGCACCCCAAAGCCTGGCAAGCCTCCGCTTGACAAATTTTTAGAATGTGTCGGCCAGGAGGATGGCGACGAAAATCGTGATAAAAGGTCACCACGCCGTACACTTCGGCACGCGAAAGGTTTAATTCCTGAGCGACAAGACCGATAGCTTCCTTGGGAATGTAGCCAAAGCGATCTTGAATAGCCCTTAAAACCGGTAGAAGAGCGCCGGGAAGATGCTTGAGCGGCGCAACGACCGACCGCACCACCTCTGGATCCACTCCATTGTGCGCGTTTCCTTGGACTGCCATAGTGGCGTTTTTGGAACATAACCGTTCCCCACAAAAGGAGTCAATGGAAAATAGGTTGTATTTTGTTATCGAATCTTAGTTTTTTGGAAAAAGTATCTTTTGTCACCCCCAACGGGCCCCAATTCCCCATTCTTGGCTTTGCTCCGCGTCATCCCTCTTTTTTCTTCCTAGCCTTTCGTGCCTAAGGCCAGAAACGCCAGCGATTTTGTAAGCGATTGGTGATAAGAGACGCCCACCGAGAAAGAGTCGATAAGGGTAACCAGACCAAAGAGTTATCCAGCCTGGAGCAACCCAAAAAAGGAGCACAAAGAGACCCCGGCCACCGTCGCTTGAGGAAAAGGCTACTTTTATCATGCGCGCATCCAAAACGTGGGCACAGGGGTTAGGGCTACATTTCCGCAAGGCGTTTGACGTTATCCATAAAACAAGCAAGCTAGCAGAACCCCACGTGGATATGTCCCCGGAGCCGGACACCTTGCAAAACCCATGAGACACTCGATCCACACCCAAAACCAGTTCCACCGTTTGGCAAAAAGCCCGGCATCCAGGCGGCAACGCTTGTGGACAGGGAAGTTCTTTCCTCTAGTCCCCCTGCTTGTGACCTTGACCCACCCTCGACCTTTCGCAGTGCCTATCCGCCCAACGAGATTCGTAACCTCGATGGGATTCGGAAACCCTCCGACCTGAATGAGCAAAACTACCCCCCTTCCCTGTGCCATGGTTCCATTTGTTTCCTGTCCTCATAGCTCGTTTGCACCAGCCCCGTGCTTACGCCGCCCACTGTTACTGCGATCGCCCAATCACGAGCTTTCAACCCGCAATCTTCCGAGAGGCACGCGGCCAACACGGAATCGCTTGCTCGCTGGATAGCAACGTTTATTCGGCCCGCAACCGGTATCCTACGCCGGGCTCGGTCAAAAGAAAGCTTGGGGCAAGCAGCATCCTCTTCGATCTTATCCCGAAGGCGGGCCATGTAGACTCTAAGGTAGCGAACTTCCTTTTCGTAGGCAGGACCCCAAACGTTGCGCAACAGATAGGAGTGAGTAAGAACACGACCCGGATAGCGAGCCAGGAGGGCCAACTGGGCGTATTCGGTGCTGGTAAGATGAATCCTTTGGCCACGGACCTGTACGTCCCGGTTGACAAAATCGACCATAAGGCCGCCGGAGGACAAAAGAGGGCTTTGCTCCCGTTCTGTCACTCTTCGAAGGGTTGCTCGGATACGTGCTATGAGTTCCCCGACGCTAAACGGTTTCGTTATATAGTCATCGGCACCAAGGTCCAATGGTTGAATCGTTTCTTCTTCTCGGCCCCGCAACCGTCACGATCATCATGGGTAGCCGGCTCCATTCGCGAATCGGTTTGACCAGTTGCATTCCATCGAGATCCGGCAAACCAAGATCAAGAAGGACAAGATCAGGACGAAACTGTGCTGTTTGAAGAAGCCCCTCTTGCGCATTCGTTGCCTCCTCGCAATGGTATGCCTCCTTTTCTAGGATCAGCCGCAAGAGCCAACGGACACCTCGCTCGTCTTCTACGAAAAGGATCCAACGGGAAGCAGGGGACGATGGAATCGGCCTTACGGGGTCCATTGGCAAGGGGCTCCCGAGACCTACGGCCGGTTTGCGTTCTGGCAACCACAAGGTAGTTGAGAGAAACGGAGACAGCAAAAAAGACGGTAGCCAAAAGCGAAAAAGATAGGGACACAGAAGGCTCCTCATGGCGTATATCCGCATGAAGTTGAGTGCGTGGGCCAACCGAGAGGATGTTGGCTACAAGACCGCTTGGCGGATGCGGAAGGAGGGGCGTTTGCCTCTTCCGGCAGAGTAGTTGCCGATCGGAACGGTAATCATGCATGCGGAGGCGGCACCACCCGATGGCGTGGCCTTCTACGCGCGGGCGTCCGAGCGCCGATCCAAAAGCGGATTTGGAGAGACCATTGGCTTGGGTTCTCGGAGTTTGCCTTCAAGCAAACCGTTGCGGATCGTCAAGGCCGTCAAGGAGGTGGCCTCTGGAATGAACGGCCATGGAGAGGGCTCATTGGGCAGGTCTATGATCCGAAGGTCTGCGTCATCCTGGTCGAGGAGCGCGAGCGGCTGATGCGCTTCGGTTTCGAGTGCCGGGAAGGAGCATTGGGCGCGCTGAGTCGATCGATCATGGTGGTGGTGGTGGTGCTGGTGGACCCGAGTGAAATGGCCGACCAT contains:
- a CDS encoding tetratricopeptide repeat protein; translated protein: MESSQKLAPLRPSVATISPLQSPVSSQKEPSSPAKISQRVLARAPQSISPAASPENLFAELLHAQKLLREGDRRHAALVVEEVARKAPPDPNLHLFLARLYNQLREPVRAMAHASVTLRLEPNNPQALFQEAQAQLLLQDFARAEECLKKVLTITPQHAEAHLLLAQVYNRTNRYPEAVLAARTATSLDPQLAGGYLQEGIALYRQGYFQDALSPIQKAVLLQPQAFEANLALGWIYHCLGQYDKAVQQAKKALEIRPQNPWPHYVLGMAYAASGRLEEARREYQELSGRRPALASRVLHQILRNAASSPPKGEDSDEPDVD
- a CDS encoding formate dehydrogenase subunit delta — protein: MEIGKLVKMANQIALFFEAEPDVNVARQGVANHIKRTWEPRMREALLQHIEEKGGEGLRPLVIEAFRHHKELLRPRSRS
- the fdhF gene encoding formate dehydrogenase subunit alpha, producing the protein MRAITDLDWGTPPPREVARKVTLEIDGIPVVVPEGSTILFAASMAGIRIPKLCATDSLEPFGSCRLCLVEVEGKKGYPASCTTPVEPGMRVRTYSPKLAELRRGVMELYISDHPLDCLTCPANGHCELQDMAGAVGLREVRYGFEGANHLDLPKDTSNPYFTFDPSKCIVCSRCVRACEEIQGTFALTLEGRGFASRVSPSEMEPFLQSECVSCGACVQACPTATLMEKSIISYGQPDRAVVTTCAYCGVGCSFKVELRGTQVIRLVPNKDGHANHGHSCVKGRFAFGYATHRDRILKPMIRQRITDPWTEVSWEEAIEYAASELRRIQATYGRGSIGAISSSRCTNEETYLMQKLVRAVFGNNNIDTCARVCHSPTGYGLKLTLGESAGTQAFDSVQKADVIMVIGANPTDGHPVFASWMKRRLRQGARLIVIDPRRIDLVRSPHIEATYHLKLKPGTNVALLNALAHVIVTEGLTNEAFVMERCEREEYAKWKAFVSQAKYSPEAVEAITGVPAEDIRGAARLYATGGNAAIYYGLGVTEHSQGSTAVIALANLAMATGNIGREGVGVNPLRGQNNVQGSCDMGSFPHELPGYRHISDDATRALFEAAWGVELDPEPGLRIPNMFDAALSGTFKGLYVQGEDIAQSDPNVQHVHAALRAMECVIVQDLFLNETAKFAHVFLPGSSFLEKDGTFTNAERRIQRVRKVMPPLAGKEDWQVTVMLAEALGYPMPYSHPSEIMDEIARLTPTFRGVSYEKLDRLGSIQWPCNEEAPEGTPTMHVGTFVRGKGKFALTEYVPTDEKPNRRFPLILTTGRILSQYNVGAQTRRTFNEMWHKEDWLEIHPHDAEDRGIKDGDWVEVRSRVGSTVLPAKVTDRVQPGVVYTTFHHPECGANVVTTDNSDWATNCPEYKVTAVQVTPVARPSDWQESYREFSRRQEELLRSSTADPGQKKHPERLVALPGGA
- a CDS encoding formate dehydrogenase beta subunit, with product MKRVFVPRDTTAVAMGADEVAATLVREAERRGEEICVVRNGSWGLLWLEPLVEVEVGEKRIAYGPVAVEDIPGLWEAGFLEGKNHPLCRGVTEEISYLKKQERLTFARVGRIDPLSWSDYLAHGGLRGLNKALEMAPEEIVREVSDSGLRGRGGAAFPTGIKWKTVLSTPADQKYIVCNADEGDSGSFSDRMLMEGDPLTLIEGMVIAGLAVGATQGYIYLRSEYPIAKEVLEQAIALAYERGCLGRDILGSGRSFDLELRIGAGAYICGEETSLLESLEGKRGLVRYKPPVPAVKGLFGRPTVVNNVITLASVPVILDRGASFYRDFGMGRSRGTIPLQLGGNVRQGGLVEKAFGITLQELVHDFGGGTWTGRPVKTAQVGGPLGAYIPAWKFDLPLDYEALSAAGALLGHGGVVVFDDSVNMAKMARYAFEFCALESCGKCTPCRIGSVRGKEVMERIIQNENPEANLRLIKDLCEVMKLASLCAMGGLTPYPVLSALEWFPEDFGLNPKKGERIGWRN
- a CDS encoding formate dehydrogenase subunit gamma, with translation MAVQGNAHNGVDPEVVRSVVAPLKHLPGALLPVLRAIQDRFGYIPKEAIGLVAQELNLSRAEVYGVVTFYHDFRRHPPGRHILKICQAEACQALGCVELTDYAKRLLAVDFHETTLDGSLTLEPVYCLGNCACPPSVMLDGRVYGRMTKERLKHMVERCQSST
- a CDS encoding winged helix-turn-helix domain-containing protein, which gives rise to MDLGADDYITKPFSVGELIARIRATLRRVTEREQSPLLSSGGLMVDFVNRDVQVRGQRIHLTSTEYAQLALLARYPGRVLTHSYLLRNVWGPAYEKEVRYLRVYMARLRDKIEEDAACPKLSFDRARRRIPVAGRINVAIQRASDSVLAACLSEDCGLKARDWAIAVTVGGVSTGLVQTSYEDRKQMEPWHREGG
- a CDS encoding response regulator → MDPVRPIPSSPASRWILFVEDERGVRWLLRLILEKEAYHCEEATNAQEGLLQTAQFRPDLVLLDLGLPDLDGMQLVKPIREWSRLPMMIVTVAGPRRRNDSTIGPWCR